In Flavobacterium luteolum, the DNA window TTAAATGTTTGTTAATAGCTACAAATGTAAGTAAAATTTTATGATTTAAATTTATTATTGAAAAAAAATTTCAGTTTAAAGATAAATAAAGCGGTAGAGAGAACTTTCTAAATAGTTTCCATAAGTTTTAAAAACAAAAAAAGTCCCAAATCTGAAATATCAGTTTGGGACTTTTGTACTTTAGAAAAAAATAAATTATCTTCTTTTATCTTTAATCTTAGCTTTTTTACCAGTAAGTTGTCTGAAGTAGAAAATTCTAGCTCTACGTACAGCACCTTTCTTGTTGATTTCAATTTTTTGTAAAGCTGGTAAGTTTACTGGGAAGATACGCTCAACACCAACAGATCCAGACATTTTACGAATAGTAAAAGTTTCTGTAACACCAGAACCTCTTCTTTGAATAACAACTCCTTTAAAAAACTGAGTTCTTGTTTTTTCACCCTCTTTAATTTCGTAGAAAACAGTGATTGTGTCTCCAGCTCCGAAATCTGGGAAATCTTTTTTAGCAACGAATTCGTCTTGAACGAATTTTAATAAATCTGCCATGATAATTTAAATTATGGTTTTTATATTAGAGCAACATTCACGGATCTCGCCAGAGGTTGGTCAAATTCGGGTGCAAATATAGTTTGAAAAAAATGAAATTCCAAGAAATAAAATTCTAAATTCTATTTTTTTAATTGTCTGATTATTTGTGGGTTAGTATTTAGTCTCAATCACGGTTTGCGTTATTAAGACCGAGACTGTAAACTGAGACTGTAAACTGTAAACTCACTTCGGCTGTTGCTGTGTAACACAATGAATCATTCCTCCATTTGCATATAAATTGCGAACATCAATGCCAATTACTTTTCGAGTCGGATACAAACTTTGAATTAGCTGATTGGCAACTATATCGTTCGGGTCATTATAATTCGGAACCAGAACAACCGTGTTTCCAA includes these proteins:
- the rplS gene encoding 50S ribosomal protein L19, which gives rise to MADLLKFVQDEFVAKKDFPDFGAGDTITVFYEIKEGEKTRTQFFKGVVIQRRGSGVTETFTIRKMSGSVGVERIFPVNLPALQKIEINKKGAVRRARIFYFRQLTGKKAKIKDKRR